Proteins from one Impatiens glandulifera chromosome 2, dImpGla2.1, whole genome shotgun sequence genomic window:
- the LOC124923649 gene encoding P-loop NTPase domain-containing protein LPA1 homolog 2-like — translation MAEVTKVLYIVVVDEDTKEKGKVSFRYTRPVLQSTLQLMGCKARHAFKISQSVFGTLKNELSVDALVSGEINKIPEQTQNRINDGFNRFVLEQNGNNNKGKLFELYKRRTTRVVRRETFLDVVCDALAEYKYVSPNHRADLILACRIRERKQSVTVLLCGTSGCGKSTLSALLGGRLGVTTVVSTDSIRHMMRSFADEKQNPLLWASTYHAGECLDPVAISEAKSRKKAKKLAGFPQPHLKDDLVDGSSSQNQPQDNGSSSAEFISPKQIAIEGYKAQSEMVIDSLDRLITAWEERKESVIVEGVHLSLNFVMGLMKKHPSIVPFMIYITNEDKHMERFAVRAKYMTLDPAKNKYVKYIRNIRSIQEYLCKRADKHLVPKINNTNVDKSVASIHATVFSCLRRRAIGGEQLYDPITNTVYVVDEEYRNQCTANSLSSKCMFQLIQRQGSSRHLMALLNTDGSVAKAWPVNSLDINGKPTLGGAAKNGVGSPMYGPLLIGKAEPCNLQFGHYGISAWPSDTGCTSHAGSVDESRDNGSRYYSSCCSSPRMSEGASKELKEENSVHGSDDEEEEILDPLEVGSDDDLSDDDHKENHDEIEGSVDEESTKSDEEYDDLAMEDFQDRGYWADDNYIMGDVEEESTFHSLGGDKGKQIIDRVTRTKSDKVSELPAVKQGGTTRMRRRSHSLPSTKKHGVLTKGSILPNSLEM, via the exons ATGGCAGAGGTGACGAAAGTGCTGTATATTGTAGTCGTTGATGAAGATACCAAAGAAAAAGGGAAAGTTTCATTTCGTTATACCAGACCTGTACTGCAGAGCACCCTACAGCTTATGGGTTGCAAAGCCAGACATGCTTTTAAG ATTAGCCAGAGCGTTTTTGGAACTCTGAAGAATGAGCTTAGTGTGGATGCGTTGGTTTCAggagaaataaacaaaataccTGAACAAACACAGAACAGAATCAATGACGGTTTTAATCGTTTTGTTTTGGAGCAAAATGGTAACAACAACAAGGGGAAACTATTTGAGCTATACAAAAGACGCACAACTAGAGTTGTTAGAAGAGAAACTTTTTTAGATGTTGTTTGTGATGCTCTTGCTGAATACAAGTATGTAAGTCCTAATCATAGGGCTGACTTAATTTTAGCTTGCAG AATACGAGAAAGGAAGCAATCAGTGACTGTTCTGTTGTGTGGAACTAGTGGCTGTGGAAAATCTACTTTGTCTGCATTACTG GGTGGTAGGTTGGGTGTGACAACAGTGGTTTCTACCGATTCTATTCGTCATATGATGAGGAGCTTTGCCGATGAAAAGCAGAATCCCTTACTTTGGGCTTCGACATATCACGCTGGAGAATGTTTGGATCCAGTAGCCATATCAGAAGCGAAATCCAGAAAAAAGGCAAAGAAGTTGGCTGGTTTTCCGCAGCCACACCTGAAGGACGACCTTGTTGATGGTTCTTCCTCTCAGAACCAACCACAAGATAATGGCTCCAGTTCGGCTGAATTCATCAGCCCAAAACAAATTGCTATTGAAGGATACAAGGCACAGAGTGAAATGGTTATAGACAGTCTAGATCGGCTAATAACTGCGTGGGAAGAGAGGAAAGAGTCTGTTATCGTCGAGGGTGTTCATTTAAGCCTTAATTTTGTT ATGGGGCTTATGAAAAAACATCCTTCGATCGTGCCATTCATGATTTACATAACAAACGAGGACAAACACATGGAACGGTTCGCCGTTCGTGCAAAGTACATGACATTAGACCCTGCAAAGAACAAGTACGTGAAATATATCAGAAACATACGCTCAATTCAAGAATACCTCTGCAAGAGAGCCGACAAACATTTAGTTCCAAAGATAAACAATACTAACGTGGACAAGAGCGTGGCTTCGATTCACGCCACAGTCTTCAGTTGTCTTAGAAGGCGAGCTATCGGAGGGGAACAGCTTTACGATCCCATAACCAACACAGTTTACGTTGTGGATGAGGAATACAGGAACCAATGCACTGCAAATTCATTGAGTTCTAAGTGCATGTTTCAGCTTATTCAAAGACAAGGATCGTCGAGGCATCTGATGGCTCTTCTTAATACTGATGGTTCTGTGGCCAAGGCTTGGCCTGTTAATTCCCTTGATATTAATGGGAAACCTACTTTGGGTGGTGCGGCTAAGAATGGGGTTGGAAGTCCTATGTATGGACCATTGTTGATTGGTAAGGCTGAGCCTTGTAATCTTCAGTTCGGTCATTATGGGATAAGTGCTTGGCCGAGTGATACTGGCTGTACAAGTCATGCCGGAAGTGTGGACGAGTCCAGGGACAATGGTAGCCGATATTACTCATCCTGCTGCAGCTCGCCAAGGATGTCTGAGGGAGCTTCCAAAGAG CTGAAGGAAGAGAATTCTGTCCATGgtagtgatgatgaagaagaggagataCTTGATCCTCTTGAGGTGGGCTCCGATGATGATCTCTCAGATGACGACCATAAGGAAAACCACGACGAG ATAGAAGGGTCTGTGGACGAGGAATCAACTAAATCAGACGAGGAATACGATGATCTGGCAATGGAAGATTTCCAAGATAGAGGGTATTGGGCCGATGACAACTATATTATGGGGGATGTTGAAGAAGAATCAACTTTTCATTCTCTTGGAGGAGATAAGGGTAAACAAATTATCGATCGCGTAACAAGGACCAAAAGTGATAAGGTGTCAGAGTTGCCTGCCGTCAAACAGGGGGGCACTACTCGGATGAGACGACGTTCACATAGTCTTCCATCAACGAAAAAACATGGTGTGCTAACTAAAGGTTCCATATTGCCCAATAGTTTAGAAATGTAA
- the LOC124923650 gene encoding pentatricopeptide repeat-containing protein At2g28050-like: protein MSFQNVLQTLRTAKRCPLHPSLSSLTSIQKIAHLVISATRKNNPSSSDQPHPTAAAAAAEDTEQIISILPNLTPDNVLTILSDRRLNPTNCLDFFKFLQSNESSVSFKLDLQTHLALLTRILKEKRLFSEAETILASITGADGNLRYSFSEIASSAELYFHDRKKTAARFFNLLFNVYIDNGLFDVALEVFNYMIKNGIQVDEKRCSWYLRSLVRYDKIGNCLEFFHKLVESGLEVSTFSLTIVVSGLCKSGEIKIARELVEDMIEKGIKPNIVTSNILINACAMRWKFEELDSVLALMEKEGVTFNRDTYKTLIDGYLSSRRMEEAERILKEMQDKGFEVDTHLYNMIISRYCKIGYIGHALSVFDKMPEKDVKANTDTYCILISGLCEIGQMERVKELLHEMQEKGIDLDQVTFSIMIHKYCDQGMIGEALDLHILMQKKDIMIDVSACGKIASGLCRLGRMNDARTMLTVMAKMGITTPVPCSFEPLLKAMGLPRNLNSDEPESSVPDDDPPPEPSVPDGDPHSGVEVQNLEVTSLNV from the coding sequence ATGTCGTTTCAGAACGTGTTGCAAACCCTAAGAACTGCAAAAAGATGCCCACTTCACCCTTCCCTTTCCTCTCTAACCTCCATTCAAAAGATTGCCCATCTCGTCATTTCTGCCACCCGCAAGAACAACCCATCTTCATCGGACCAACCTCATCctaccgccgccgccgccgccgcagAAGACACCGAACAGATCATCTCCATCCTTCCTAACCTCACTCCAGACAACGTCCTAACCATTCTATCCGACCGCCGTCTAAATCCCACAAATTGCCTCGATTTCTTCAAATTTCTCCAATCCAACGAATCCTCTGTCTCCTTCAAACTGGATCTTCAAACCCACCTCGCCCTTCTCACCCGTATACTCAAGGAGAAACGACTCTTTTCCGAGGCCGAAACCATACTCGCTTCTATTACCGGAGCTGACGGAAATCTCAGGTACTCATTCTCCGAAATCGCTTCCTCTGCTGAGCTTTATTTTCATGATAGAAAGAAAACCGCCGCTAGATTCTTCAACTTGCTTTTCAACGTTTACATCGATAATGGATTGTTCGATGTTGCTTTAGAAGTTTTCAATTACATGATAAAGAACGGAATTCAAGTAGATGAGAAAAGATGTAGCTGGTATTTACGTAGCCTTGTTCGATACGACAAAATCGGAAACTGTCTTGAGTTCTTCCATAAATTAGTTGAATCTGGATTAGAGGTGTCCACATTTTCCTTAACAATAGTTGTGAGTGGACTCTGCAAGAGTGGAGAGATCAAGATAGCAAGAGAATTAGTTGAAGATATGATCGAGAAAGGAATCAAACCCAATATAGTGACTTCCAATATCCTCATAAACGCCTGCGCTATGAGatggaagttcgaagaactAGATTCTGTATTAGCTCTAATGGAAAAGGAAGGAGTTACGTTCAATAGAGATACATACAAGACATTGATCGACGGTTACTTGAGCTCGAGACGAATGGAAGAAGCCGAAAGGATTCTCAAGGAAATGCAAGACAAGGGTTTTGAAGTGGATACACATTTGTATAACATGATCATTAGTCGATACTGTAAGATAGGATACATAGGACATGCCTTGTCAGTGTTTGATAAAATGCCTGAGAAAGATGTAAAGGCAAATACAGACACATATTGTATTCTTATAAGTGGGCTGTGTGAAATTGGACAGATGGAGAGAGTTAAAGAATTGCTACACGAGATGCAGGAAAAGGGGATTGATTTGGACCAGGTTACATTCAGTATTATGATTCATAAATACTGTGATCAAGGAATGATAGGTGAAGCCCTTGACTTACATATCTTGATGCAAAAGAAGGATATAATGATTGATGTTTCAGCCTGTGGTAAGATAGCTAGTGGATTATGTAGGTTAGGTAGAATGAATGATGCAAGAACAATGTTGACAGTTATGGCTAAAATGGGCATTACTACTCCAGTTCCTTGCAGCTTCGAACCCTTGCTTAAGGCTATGGGTCTTCCCCGAAATCTCAACTCCGATGAACCTGAGTCATCCGTCCCTGATGATGATCCTCCTCCAGAGCCATCCGTCCCAGATGGTGATCCACACTCTGGCGTTGAAGTTCAAAATCTTGAAGTAACATCTTTAAATGTCTAA